In Acidobacteriota bacterium, one genomic interval encodes:
- a CDS encoding TonB-dependent receptor produces the protein MRLPASRSFLSLLMLSGLTALSLAQVPTGGLRGQVKDQTDAVVSGARVTITNKATGAERHFTTKSDGEYQIGTLPPGEYEVKAAASGFKTSLSPVRIQVGENVTLDFKLEVGAANETVVITGETPAINTTDYKIDGVVNRKQIENLPLNGRSFLQLAMLEPGVSVESVDNPGTSPNNFFRVSIAGASQALTRISVDGATINDRVTGGTSQNFSQETVQEFQISSFNFDPSTSVTGVGSVNVVSRSGTNDFHGSAFFYFRDHNLSAYPSLKRDPRRFTNPGFEDPFFARRQSGASIGGPLKKDKLFFFFNIENNNQRGVVPVSNNNVIFSQFDSAPSNPLNARQANIKFDYKYNEKHSGFFRFSTDNNTNYNTANGTFLPSNWVSTKNISTQALGGITSVFNSKVVNDFRYSYGYYSGRLKIPTTADCSDPVICLGLGGAQYRTTIGSFVIGNNLNTPQNRVLRTYQLTDTLSWQKNNHRMRFGGEWEHLYGRGSWEYINPAIIVLYDPLHLASLIPLASSSNPAQAKVGQDALKAYTALPDSLKLNATFNGPLRPGLLPTVADLQKLPVYQVLFGIGDGGQPQNYRQPEASRNNRYRLFAADQWRASDNFTLSYSLTWSFETNLLNHDLDRPAYLSRIFTDLSAPQRDYDNFDPSLGFAWSLRGGRTVIRGGGGIYHDSNLFWTRLVERAYTGPSGNGRYIIPGSFFGLDNQAAPNPNITGATVIGGLPTFQAALNGFFGNGTDLSIRGIERIKTTGDIGFGAIFSPDTEIAYSGQTTIGIQHEILRNLTVQADYVMRRSVHIGGLFDTFKYDANRFQRAASLGGPLYPVCSAAQVLDPKAMCSNGAINVSISGANYRYSGLHIKVDRRFTNRYLFTASYALSRYVGFNGVVNPDNFFQADGIQGADRTHRFTFSGVMELPKYGGDNGFLKGLVNTWQVSLISQIVSKPPLTPTISNIDPTGQGISFFELPGVEFNGYGRGISSSDLRTLVDNYNKTLAGKVTPRNQTYPTITLPASFNNGDTLISQDIRLTRGFLIKEKVNLQLIGEVFNIFNFANHAGYGGSLSNPTTFGQASSYVTGVFGTGGPRAFQFAARLTF, from the coding sequence ATGCGACTTCCTGCCAGTAGATCATTCTTATCACTATTGATGTTGTCTGGATTGACCGCGCTTTCATTGGCACAAGTTCCAACCGGAGGATTACGCGGACAAGTGAAAGACCAGACCGATGCCGTCGTTTCAGGCGCACGAGTAACCATCACCAACAAGGCCACCGGAGCCGAACGCCATTTCACCACCAAATCGGATGGCGAATATCAAATCGGGACACTCCCGCCCGGCGAATATGAAGTCAAAGCAGCGGCCAGCGGATTCAAAACCAGTTTGTCCCCCGTCAGAATTCAAGTCGGCGAAAACGTCACCTTGGATTTCAAACTGGAAGTCGGTGCGGCCAATGAAACGGTGGTCATCACGGGCGAAACGCCGGCGATCAACACCACTGATTACAAGATTGACGGCGTGGTCAATCGCAAACAGATCGAAAATTTGCCGTTGAATGGGCGAAGCTTTTTGCAATTGGCCATGTTGGAACCTGGCGTGTCGGTTGAATCCGTGGACAACCCCGGAACCAGCCCGAACAATTTCTTTCGCGTTTCGATTGCCGGAGCCAGTCAGGCGCTGACTCGAATTTCCGTGGACGGCGCGACGATTAATGACCGCGTAACCGGCGGCACGTCGCAAAACTTTTCTCAAGAAACGGTTCAGGAGTTTCAGATTTCCAGTTTCAATTTTGACCCCTCAACCAGCGTCACAGGCGTCGGTTCGGTCAACGTTGTTTCGCGCAGCGGGACGAATGATTTTCATGGATCGGCTTTCTTTTACTTCAGGGATCATAACCTGTCGGCTTATCCCAGCCTGAAGCGCGACCCGCGAAGATTCACGAATCCAGGTTTTGAAGACCCATTTTTTGCTCGCCGCCAGAGCGGAGCATCTATTGGCGGGCCGTTGAAAAAGGACAAGCTTTTTTTCTTCTTTAACATCGAAAACAACAACCAACGAGGCGTCGTTCCGGTTTCAAACAACAACGTGATCTTTTCCCAGTTTGATTCCGCACCCTCGAACCCGCTCAACGCCCGCCAGGCAAACATCAAATTTGATTACAAATACAACGAAAAGCACAGCGGATTTTTCCGCTTCAGCACGGACAACAATACCAATTACAACACTGCCAACGGAACGTTCCTTCCTTCCAACTGGGTTTCGACGAAAAACATCTCGACCCAGGCGTTGGGCGGGATCACGTCGGTGTTCAATTCGAAAGTCGTCAATGATTTCCGCTACTCGTATGGATATTACAGCGGACGACTAAAAATCCCGACCACTGCTGATTGCTCTGATCCGGTGATTTGCCTTGGGTTGGGCGGAGCGCAGTACCGAACTACGATCGGCAGTTTCGTAATTGGCAATAACCTGAACACGCCGCAAAACCGTGTCTTGCGCACATACCAGTTGACCGACACCTTGAGCTGGCAGAAGAACAATCACCGCATGCGATTCGGCGGCGAATGGGAACATCTTTACGGTCGCGGAAGCTGGGAATACATCAATCCGGCGATCATCGTTTTGTACGATCCTCTGCACCTGGCTTCGCTGATTCCTCTGGCTTCCAGTTCCAATCCTGCGCAGGCCAAAGTTGGCCAGGACGCATTGAAGGCTTACACAGCGCTGCCCGACAGTTTGAAACTCAACGCGACTTTTAATGGCCCGCTGAGACCGGGACTGTTGCCCACCGTTGCCGATTTGCAAAAGTTGCCTGTGTATCAGGTTTTGTTCGGAATTGGAGACGGTGGACAGCCGCAAAATTACCGCCAGCCGGAAGCGTCTCGCAATAACCGCTACCGCCTCTTCGCAGCAGATCAGTGGCGAGCATCCGACAATTTCACGTTAAGTTATTCGTTGACGTGGTCTTTTGAAACCAATTTGCTCAATCATGATCTTGATCGGCCTGCTTATCTGAGCCGAATTTTCACAGACTTGAGCGCTCCGCAACGGGATTATGACAATTTCGACCCCAGCCTGGGGTTTGCCTGGAGCTTGCGGGGAGGAAGAACCGTCATCCGTGGAGGCGGCGGGATTTACCACGACTCAAACCTGTTTTGGACCCGATTGGTTGAACGCGCTTACACAGGGCCATCAGGCAACGGGCGGTACATCATCCCCGGATCGTTCTTTGGCCTGGACAATCAAGCCGCTCCAAATCCAAATATCACCGGAGCGACAGTCATTGGCGGATTGCCGACTTTCCAGGCTGCGCTCAATGGATTTTTTGGAAATGGAACGGACCTGTCTATTCGCGGCATTGAACGCATCAAAACCACCGGCGATATTGGCTTTGGAGCGATCTTCAGCCCGGATACAGAAATCGCTTACTCCGGACAAACCACCATTGGCATTCAGCATGAAATCCTGCGAAACCTGACTGTCCAGGCAGATTACGTCATGCGACGTTCCGTTCATATCGGCGGCTTGTTTGACACATTCAAATATGACGCCAACCGGTTTCAGCGCGCGGCAAGTTTGGGCGGCCCGCTTTATCCGGTGTGCTCAGCGGCCCAGGTTCTGGACCCGAAAGCGATGTGCTCCAATGGAGCCATCAACGTTTCCATCAGCGGAGCGAATTACCGATACAGCGGTTTGCACATCAAAGTTGACCGGCGATTCACGAACCGCTACCTGTTCACAGCATCCTATGCCCTTTCCCGATACGTCGGGTTTAACGGCGTGGTGAATCCGGACAATTTCTTCCAGGCTGACGGAATTCAGGGTGCAGATCGCACTCATCGGTTCACCTTCAGCGGCGTGATGGAATTGCCCAAATACGGAGGAGACAATGGATTCCTGAAAGGTCTGGTCAACACCTGGCAGGTTTCGTTGATTTCCCAGATCGTCAGCAAACCACCGCTCACGCCCACCATCAGCAACATTGATCCGACAGGACAAGGCATCAGCTTCTTTGAATTGCCCGGAGTCGAATTCAACGGCTACGGTCGTGGCATCAGTAGCAGCGATTTACGGACGCTGGTTGATAATTACAACAAAACACTTGCCGGTAAGGTGACCCCGCGCAATCAGACGTATCCGACCATCACCTTGCCCGCCAGTTTTAACAATGGCGACACGTTAATTTCCCAGGATATTCGACTGACTCGCGGTTTCCTGATCAAGGAAAAAGTAAACCTGCAACTGATTGGAGAAGTGTTCAACATCTTCAATTTCGCCAATCACGCCGGATACGGCGGCAGCTTGAGCAATCCAACCACGTTCGGCCAAGCCAGCAGCTATGTCACGGGCGTCTTCGGAACTGGCGGGCCGCGCGCTTTTCAATTCGCGGCCAGGCTGACATTCTAA
- a CDS encoding carboxypeptidase regulatory-like domain-containing protein codes for MRRSASYALSTWLLISAFAVFALAQAPVGTISGTVSDQSGAVIRNAAITIKNKATGIERQIKSDEDGNFSAAALPAGEYELKAIATGFRTILQEVTVATGAIAKVELRMEVGQQTEIVTIEGGGSNQLNYEGHSIDGVITRQKIQELPLNGRSFLQLAFLEPGVSASPGTTAQYNSLFSVSILGGDSARTAITVDGGNVRNSIEGNTGMNFSQEVVQEFQLSSTNFDLSTGITSVGAVNIVTRTGGNQFHGSGYFFFRDHNMSAYPGLKRICQEPSAPALCNNTAERKAIEDPFFARRNPGFWVGGPILKDRLFFFTNYEYTNQTSVVTYQPNYAAANSLAGNFASPYSGHLFSTRFDWKVTDKHNAFLRYSHDQNKGFGPNGGAVLPSNWLQNKNFSDQGVVGITSTFTPSIVNDFRFNYTYWQNRNLFPDSSVCPDCVGLNFPQLQINGTNVTVGNTSNATQGRDLRRFTFLDTLTWQKGSHRMRFGTEIEYAPGTGFWGYCDPACTVGFSPDFINQTIKPLLPPAQFAALFPTLPSTIKTGQDLLNLPFAGAIVGVGDPSQPPPYNVDKAKINKRLRFYGQDTWKLKPNFTLNYGLAWNFESTLVNRDLDKPKYLTPLYGSDLSPTHNNYDNFSPALGFAWNLGKDNKTVVRGGAGIYWDTEQLWRRLEERGYIGPLGNGRQQVPHTAFTNIFPGIINFNTLQPVAVGAPLPASGQLTNLTVGQFMQIYNAQIAAVTSRLSTTNFDLAVRGIQVGKTGSNLYPLDYPVQRSYHMNIGFQRDLGHDMVVNVDFVRRVFVNTLLGALDYNRYNRYINGVQTPVIPKCTTAAQIADVNAQCSTGSITFWTPAGRQVYNGLLVKLDKRFSKRYLFTASYALTNIHGYNGISNLDKWNATWGPQGGRHSLNISGLIELPWGFQIGLISQMGSRGPLMPSINSVDLDGDGSGSTPIPGVDYNCFNRGCGKDDLAAAVANWNTTYAGKKDALGRTIAAITLPANYEFGDWFSSQDVRVTKKFVLRDRYTFAIFGEVFNVFNVANLGGYSFNLSNSANFGQPTSRAGQVFGSGGPRAIQLGGRFTF; via the coding sequence ATGCGACGTTCTGCCAGCTACGCATTATCAACCTGGCTGCTAATTTCAGCATTTGCAGTTTTTGCATTGGCCCAAGCGCCGGTCGGGACCATCTCCGGAACGGTGAGCGACCAGTCCGGCGCTGTCATTCGCAATGCCGCCATCACGATCAAAAACAAAGCCACCGGCATCGAACGCCAGATCAAGTCCGATGAAGACGGCAACTTTTCTGCCGCGGCGCTGCCAGCAGGCGAATATGAACTGAAAGCAATCGCCACCGGTTTCCGCACAATTTTGCAGGAAGTCACCGTTGCCACTGGCGCAATTGCCAAAGTCGAACTCAGGATGGAAGTCGGCCAACAAACCGAAATCGTGACGATTGAAGGCGGCGGCTCCAATCAACTGAATTACGAAGGCCACTCCATTGACGGGGTCATCACGCGTCAAAAAATCCAGGAACTGCCGCTCAATGGCCGCAGTTTCCTGCAATTGGCATTTTTGGAACCGGGCGTTTCCGCCAGCCCCGGAACGACTGCGCAATATAATTCGCTCTTTTCCGTTTCGATTCTGGGCGGCGATTCGGCCAGAACGGCAATCACTGTGGATGGCGGCAATGTCCGCAACAGCATCGAAGGCAACACCGGCATGAATTTTTCGCAAGAAGTCGTGCAGGAATTCCAGCTTTCATCCACCAACTTTGATCTTTCGACCGGCATCACCAGCGTTGGCGCGGTGAACATTGTGACTCGAACAGGTGGCAACCAGTTCCATGGTTCGGGATATTTCTTCTTCCGCGATCACAATATGTCGGCGTATCCCGGCCTGAAGCGCATTTGCCAGGAACCAAGCGCTCCCGCATTGTGCAATAACACTGCTGAGCGCAAAGCAATTGAAGATCCGTTCTTTGCGCGCCGCAATCCCGGTTTCTGGGTCGGCGGCCCGATCCTTAAAGATCGTCTTTTCTTCTTCACCAACTACGAATACACAAACCAAACTTCGGTTGTCACGTACCAGCCGAACTATGCGGCGGCCAACTCCCTGGCCGGCAACTTTGCCAGCCCATACTCCGGCCATCTGTTTAGCACCCGCTTTGATTGGAAAGTGACCGATAAACACAACGCGTTTTTGCGCTATTCGCACGATCAAAACAAAGGTTTCGGCCCGAACGGCGGAGCGGTATTGCCCTCCAACTGGTTGCAGAATAAAAACTTCTCCGACCAGGGAGTCGTCGGCATAACCTCGACCTTTACGCCTTCGATCGTCAACGACTTCCGGTTCAATTACACCTACTGGCAAAACCGCAATCTGTTCCCCGACAGCTCGGTCTGCCCGGATTGCGTGGGTTTGAATTTCCCGCAGTTACAAATCAACGGCACAAACGTCACAGTCGGAAACACTTCCAACGCGACTCAGGGCCGCGACCTGCGACGCTTCACGTTCCTGGATACGCTGACCTGGCAAAAAGGCTCGCACCGCATGCGGTTCGGTACAGAAATCGAATACGCGCCCGGAACGGGCTTCTGGGGATATTGCGATCCGGCGTGCACGGTTGGATTCTCACCTGATTTTATCAATCAGACGATCAAACCCCTGCTCCCGCCAGCACAGTTTGCGGCGCTTTTCCCGACACTGCCCTCGACCATCAAAACCGGGCAGGATTTGCTGAACCTGCCTTTCGCAGGGGCAATCGTCGGCGTTGGCGATCCGAGCCAGCCGCCGCCGTACAATGTGGACAAAGCGAAAATAAACAAACGGCTGCGGTTTTACGGTCAAGACACCTGGAAATTGAAGCCGAACTTCACGTTGAATTACGGTTTGGCCTGGAATTTTGAAAGCACGCTGGTCAACCGGGATTTGGACAAACCCAAATATCTGACTCCGCTGTATGGCAGTGACCTGAGCCCGACTCACAACAATTACGACAACTTTTCGCCAGCGCTTGGCTTTGCCTGGAATTTGGGGAAAGACAACAAGACCGTCGTTCGTGGCGGCGCTGGAATTTACTGGGATACGGAACAGTTGTGGCGTCGTTTGGAAGAACGCGGCTACATCGGCCCCCTGGGCAATGGTCGCCAACAAGTTCCCCACACGGCTTTCACCAACATTTTCCCTGGCATCATCAACTTCAACACCCTGCAACCGGTTGCTGTCGGCGCTCCGCTGCCGGCTTCCGGCCAATTGACCAATTTGACCGTTGGCCAGTTCATGCAGATTTACAACGCGCAGATTGCTGCCGTGACATCGCGACTCTCAACGACCAACTTCGACCTTGCCGTTCGCGGCATCCAGGTCGGCAAAACCGGGTCGAACCTCTATCCGCTCGACTATCCGGTGCAGCGCAGCTACCACATGAACATCGGATTCCAACGGGATCTGGGTCATGACATGGTGGTCAACGTTGATTTCGTGCGCCGCGTTTTCGTCAACACGCTGCTCGGCGCGTTGGATTACAATCGCTACAACCGTTACATCAATGGCGTGCAGACTCCGGTCATTCCGAAATGCACCACTGCTGCCCAGATTGCCGATGTCAACGCGCAATGCTCAACGGGTTCCATCACCTTCTGGACTCCCGCGGGTCGGCAGGTCTACAACGGGTTGCTGGTCAAATTGGACAAACGTTTCTCGAAGCGATACCTGTTTACCGCTTCCTATGCGTTGACCAACATTCATGGATACAACGGCATTTCCAACCTGGATAAATGGAATGCGACCTGGGGGCCGCAAGGCGGTCGTCATTCGCTGAACATTTCCGGATTGATTGAATTGCCGTGGGGATTCCAGATTGGCCTCATCTCTCAGATGGGCAGCCGCGGCCCGTTGATGCCTTCCATTAACAGCGTTGACCTGGACGGCGATGGATCAGGTTCTACGCCGATTCCGGGTGTTGATTACAACTGCTTCAACCGTGGTTGCGGCAAAGACGATCTGGCAGCCGCAGTCGCCAATTGGAACACGACCTACGCGGGCAAGAAAGATGCGCTTGGCCGGACGATTGCGGCCATTACGCTTCCCGCCAACTATGAATTCGGTGATTGGTTCAGCTCACAGGACGTGCGCGTAACCAAGAAATTCGTCCTTAGAGACCGTTACACCTTTGCCATCTTTGGCGAAGTGTTCAACGTCTTCAACGTTGCCAACTTGGGCGGCTACAGCTTCAACCTGAGCAATTCCGCCAACTTTGGCCAACCGACCAGCCGCGCTGGCCAGGTCTTCGGATCTGGCGGCCCGCGCGCCATTCAACTTGGCGGACGGTTCACTTTCTAA
- a CDS encoding TonB-dependent receptor yields the protein MLRFTFALLFCLSITFLFPFDDLDHIGFEGAITDSANNAVANAKITAKHITSNTERNCTSNKEGRYRLGSLLPGIYDLRIEAAGFQTIKLEKLQVAAGTIVRKDIQLSPAALAEQMTISAETSQPLVDTSRTVVGGTVTQKQIDALPTESRNVLDLIFTLAGTAPPALTDKDLAEGDTKDGFRRPPEEIGIFSLTGGTPFSNNLTIEGLDNNDDRAARERFVPSLHAVEEVQVITNQFSAEYGRASGGRVNLRLRGGANEFHGQAFYYFRDESLNANPYRRNADPARGFRLPFQNHNPGASFGGPIKRDKLFFFTAYEYDNIYDRAEIAALLPVGSNPAFALPKPNGANLGATAVDNKGKPVEVNGGAAVGLYDETISTPRVAQTWQTRGDLFLNDKHNGFAMFTLARNRDERGFPGGRRTLDTLRQTGRDSQSIAIGDNFVLSPHWVSNARFQFSRLTPADAPPNHNPVIIIDIDDPRDVIGDTSANPFTRHGNLTAGASTLSGVDRREDRWQFQETISYQRGAHTVRSGVDVQSIRSRFVDLEDATGVFTFASPADFLVNKFSRYEHRFFTESELRNTYAGLFVQDDWKLRRNLTISAGLRWDNETVLQDRNNFGPRVSFAWSPHSSHETVVRGGYGMFYNRAMLRTLDDFLLTSQTVAIDTNTTLAEPLLTSLKFPAALASDDPRVKQFGVREAGFIRRLSNDFRIPESYQASAGFERELAGGFKLEVNYVFNRGLHLWREVNANAPRLPAGFSDFTAYLTSRDFDNRRDAEGNRPITTTGNSDYVRFNLSATPTQTIKEGDKTIVVFGLNNPSTSNATSGIRSALTVLRQFRADPNLTQVEELQSRGNSNYHGVSFEVTRRLTNRGFLRASYTLSRLMDDGVVNTSSPLVAGDFGREYSLSLLDARHRLAVSGYFQLPRAMGALTVAGTFNFASSRPFNIGANGNDRNLDDVDNDRPNFNGDLDAIGWRKLETPLNQSLADAFSLPTIGTVGNLPRNAGRGPGSYTLNLRLSRRFRLAETRKLEFQVEAFNPLNSTVFSFGAEFVDFTPSSLSNFLVPVRTVKPRTMRIGLKLEF from the coding sequence ATGCTCCGCTTCACCTTTGCCTTACTCTTCTGCCTTTCAATCACTTTTCTATTCCCGTTTGATGATCTGGATCACATCGGTTTTGAAGGCGCGATAACGGATTCCGCCAACAACGCCGTGGCCAATGCCAAAATCACTGCCAAACACATCACCAGTAACACGGAACGAAACTGCACATCCAACAAGGAAGGCCGTTATCGGCTTGGCTCGCTGCTTCCAGGGATTTATGACCTGCGAATCGAAGCGGCGGGGTTCCAGACAATCAAGCTCGAAAAATTGCAAGTCGCCGCAGGCACAATCGTGCGAAAAGACATTCAGCTTTCGCCCGCCGCCCTTGCCGAACAAATGACGATCAGTGCCGAAACCTCGCAGCCGCTGGTGGACACTTCGCGAACGGTGGTCGGCGGAACCGTCACGCAAAAACAAATTGACGCTTTGCCGACGGAATCCCGAAACGTGCTGGATTTGATCTTCACCTTGGCCGGAACCGCGCCGCCTGCGTTGACCGACAAGGATTTGGCCGAAGGCGACACGAAAGACGGGTTCCGCCGTCCGCCGGAAGAAATCGGCATTTTCAGCCTGACAGGTGGAACGCCGTTTTCCAACAACCTGACCATTGAAGGGTTGGACAACAATGACGACCGAGCCGCGCGCGAACGGTTCGTTCCTTCCCTGCACGCCGTGGAGGAAGTGCAGGTCATCACCAATCAGTTTTCAGCGGAATACGGCCGAGCTTCGGGCGGCAGAGTCAATTTGCGATTGCGCGGCGGAGCCAATGAGTTTCACGGACAAGCGTTTTATTACTTTCGCGATGAAAGTTTGAACGCGAATCCGTACCGGCGTAATGCCGACCCAGCGCGAGGATTCCGGCTTCCCTTTCAAAATCACAATCCCGGCGCGAGCTTCGGCGGCCCAATCAAACGAGACAAATTGTTTTTCTTCACTGCTTACGAATACGACAACATTTATGACCGAGCCGAAATCGCCGCGCTGTTGCCTGTTGGTTCGAATCCGGCGTTCGCGTTGCCGAAACCAAACGGCGCGAATCTCGGTGCAACGGCTGTAGACAACAAAGGCAAACCGGTTGAAGTCAATGGCGGCGCGGCGGTTGGGTTGTACGATGAAACAATCTCCACGCCGCGCGTCGCGCAAACCTGGCAAACGCGCGGCGATTTGTTCCTCAACGATAAACACAACGGCTTTGCCATGTTCACGCTGGCGCGCAATCGGGATGAGCGCGGTTTTCCGGGTGGTCGCCGCACGCTGGACACGCTCCGGCAAACCGGGCGCGATAGCCAGTCAATCGCCATTGGAGACAACTTCGTGCTTTCGCCGCACTGGGTAAGCAATGCGCGATTTCAATTTTCGCGGCTGACTCCGGCAGATGCTCCGCCCAATCACAATCCCGTCATCATCATTGATATTGACGATCCGCGCGATGTGATCGGCGACACCAGCGCCAACCCGTTCACACGGCACGGCAACTTAACCGCAGGCGCCAGCACGCTCAGCGGCGTGGATCGTCGCGAAGATCGCTGGCAATTTCAGGAAACCATCAGTTATCAGCGCGGCGCGCATACCGTGCGTTCCGGCGTGGATGTGCAATCCATTCGCTCACGCTTCGTTGACCTGGAAGACGCAACAGGCGTTTTTACGTTCGCTTCGCCGGCAGATTTTCTGGTCAACAAGTTTTCGCGATATGAACATCGCTTTTTCACCGAATCGGAGTTGCGAAACACTTACGCGGGATTGTTCGTCCAGGACGATTGGAAGCTACGCCGCAACCTGACAATCTCCGCCGGTTTGCGCTGGGATAACGAAACGGTGCTACAGGATCGAAACAATTTCGGCCCCAGGGTTTCGTTCGCCTGGTCGCCGCACAGTTCTCACGAAACCGTAGTGCGCGGTGGCTACGGAATGTTTTACAACCGCGCGATGCTCAGAACGCTGGACGATTTTCTCCTGACTTCGCAAACTGTGGCGATTGATACCAACACGACATTGGCTGAACCTTTACTGACATCGCTGAAATTCCCCGCCGCGCTCGCCAGCGACGATCCTCGCGTCAAACAGTTCGGCGTCCGCGAAGCAGGTTTCATTCGCCGCTTGAGCAATGATTTTCGCATTCCGGAAAGCTACCAGGCTTCGGCGGGGTTCGAGCGCGAATTGGCAGGCGGGTTCAAGCTGGAAGTCAACTATGTTTTCAATCGCGGCCTGCATCTGTGGCGCGAAGTCAACGCCAACGCCCCGCGATTGCCCGCCGGTTTTTCGGATTTCACCGCGTACCTCACATCGCGCGATTTCGACAACCGGCGTGATGCCGAAGGCAATCGTCCCATCACAACAACCGGCAATTCCGATTATGTCCGCTTCAACCTCAGCGCCACGCCGACGCAAACCATCAAAGAAGGCGACAAAACCATTGTCGTTTTCGGCCTCAACAATCCTTCCACCAGCAACGCCACGTCCGGCATTCGCTCAGCGTTGACGGTGCTTCGCCAATTCCGCGCCGATCCGAATTTGACGCAAGTCGAAGAGCTTCAATCGCGCGGCAACAGCAACTATCACGGAGTCAGCTTTGAAGTGACGCGGCGATTGACCAATCGTGGTTTTCTTCGCGCCAGTTACACTTTGAGCCGATTGATGGATGACGGCGTGGTCAACACGTCTTCGCCGCTGGTCGCCGGAGACTTTGGCCGGGAATATAGTTTGAGCCTGCTTGATGCGCGGCATCGCCTCGCCGTCAGCGGGTATTTCCAACTGCCGAGAGCGATGGGCGCTTTGACCGTAGCCGGAACGTTCAATTTCGCATCTTCGCGCCCATTCAACATCGGCGCGAATGGCAACGACCGCAATCTGGATGACGTGGACAACGACCGACCAAACTTCAATGGAGATTTGGATGCCATCGGTTGGCGCAAACTGGAAACGCCGCTCAATCAATCGCTGGCCGATGCCTTTTCCCTGCCCACCATCGGCACCGTTGGCAATCTGCCGCGCAATGCCGGGCGCGGCCCGGGCAGTTACACATTGAATTTGCGCCTGTCGCGCCGATTTCGACTCGCCGAAACCCGAAAGCTGGAGTTCCAGGTTGAAGCGTTCAACCCGCTGAATTCGACCGTGTTCAGTTTCGGCGCGGAGTTCGTGGATTTCACGCCAAGCAGTTTGAGCAACTTTCTGGTTCCGGTGCGAACGGTCAAACCGCGCACCATGCGCATCGGACTGAAATTGGAATTCTGA
- the nifS gene encoding cysteine desulfurase NifS produces the protein MKKIYLDNSASTRVDDEVVRAMLPYFTEEFGNASSTHQFGQQAKQAIEDARGQVALMLNASATEITFLSGGTESDNLAIKGIAEAHQEKGKHIITSQIEHPAVLASCAHLEQQGWQVTYLPVYREGCVRLEDLRAALTDETVLITVMHANNEIGTIQPLAEIGALVKERREAGQRHLHLHTDAVQSVGKIPVDVKELGVDLLTLTAHKIHGPKGIGVLYVRKGVRLTSQMHGGHHERDRRAGTESVPLIVGIGKACELVRLNLPERMEHARELRDYLETELFNRVTDVTRNGDPEHRVPNIANLNFDFVEGEGLQISLDLKGLAVSTGSACSSGSHEPSHVLMAIGLPRDNGYGSLRFSFGQYNTREDVDYVLETLPAVVEKLRRLSPRMRLKQAAD, from the coding sequence ATGAAAAAAATCTATCTCGACAACAGCGCTTCTACACGAGTGGACGATGAAGTCGTCCGGGCGATGCTTCCCTACTTCACTGAAGAGTTTGGCAATGCGTCCAGCACGCATCAGTTCGGACAGCAAGCCAAACAAGCCATCGAAGACGCGCGCGGACAAGTCGCCTTGATGCTCAACGCGTCTGCGACGGAAATCACCTTCCTGTCCGGCGGCACGGAATCCGACAATCTGGCGATCAAAGGCATCGCCGAAGCCCATCAGGAAAAAGGCAAACACATCATCACTTCGCAGATCGAACATCCGGCGGTGCTGGCCAGTTGCGCGCACCTGGAGCAGCAAGGTTGGCAGGTGACCTACCTGCCCGTTTACCGCGAAGGCTGCGTTCGCCTTGAAGACCTTCGCGCAGCGCTCACCGACGAAACGGTGCTGATCACTGTGATGCATGCCAACAACGAAATTGGCACGATTCAGCCCTTGGCGGAAATCGGCGCGCTGGTCAAAGAGCGCCGCGAAGCCGGGCAGCGGCATTTGCATCTGCACACAGACGCCGTGCAGTCGGTCGGTAAAATCCCGGTGGATGTCAAAGAACTCGGCGTGGATTTGTTGACGTTGACGGCGCACAAGATTCACGGCCCGAAAGGCATCGGCGTTCTGTATGTCCGAAAAGGCGTTCGCCTGACCAGCCAGATGCATGGCGGCCATCACGAACGCGACCGTCGCGCCGGAACCGAAAGCGTCCCGCTGATTGTCGGCATTGGAAAGGCGTGTGAACTCGTCCGACTGAACCTGCCGGAGCGAATGGAGCATGCACGGGAGTTACGCGATTACCTGGAAACGGAGTTATTCAACCGCGTGACCGATGTTACGCGCAACGGCGATCCCGAACACCGCGTGCCGAACATCGCCAACCTGAACTTCGATTTTGTCGAAGGCGAAGGTTTGCAGATTTCGCTGGATTTGAAAGGCCTCGCTGTTTCGACCGGCTCGGCCTGCTCGTCCGGCTCTCACGAACCGTCGCACGTGCTGATGGCGATTGGTTTGCCGCGTGACAATGGATATGGCTCGCTGCGGTTCAGCTTCGGCCAATACAACACCCGCGAAGACGTGGATTACGTTCTGGAAACATTGCCCGCGGTGGTTGAAAAGCTGAGACGGCTTTCGCCGCGCATGCGGTTGAAACAAGCGGCTGATTGA